From a region of the Rathayibacter sp. VKM Ac-2804 genome:
- a CDS encoding glycoside hydrolase family 3 N-terminal domain-containing protein, whose amino-acid sequence MTSTSSPAGAPLDQQVDRRYLDPLRPVAERVEILLGQMTLEEKAGLFFQTMVVMGEGGALAEDGAFGLPSTATMVLEKRMSHFNLLGGGTATARELAEWHNRVQEMASSSRLGIPVTLSTDPRHSFTDNPGTGAQAEAFSQWPEPLGLAAIGDEDLVERFGDIARQEYLAVGLRVALHPQIDLATESRWARQVGTFGEDAELTGRLGAAYIRGFQGEALGAQSVATMTKHFPGGGPQKDGEDPHFPYGREQVYPGGNAEYHLQPFVKAFEAGTSQIMPYYGMPVGTEHEEVGFGFNRSVITGLLRERFGFDGIVCTDWGLLSDSDIMGDHHVARAWGVEHLSVPERMAKALEAGVDQFGGESIPETLIALVEDGTVAEERLDVSVRRLLREKFVLGLFDSRSVDAAAAEAVVGSAEFRSAGEAAQRAAITVLAHDGVLPARRGLRLYVEGIDPAVAGEYGAVVDTPDEAELAVLRLQAPFERRATAFENVFHAGSLDFPDEVLEHVRTVAAQVPTVVDVFLDRPAILTPLVDSAAALLGDFGASGAAVLDVVFGVSEARGTLPMDLPRSMAAAAARRPDVPFDTVDPLFRFGHGLRVTGSAAG is encoded by the coding sequence ATGACATCGACGTCATCCCCCGCCGGCGCACCGCTCGACCAGCAGGTCGACCGCCGCTATCTCGATCCCCTGCGCCCTGTCGCCGAGCGGGTCGAGATCCTCCTCGGCCAGATGACGCTCGAGGAGAAGGCCGGGCTGTTCTTCCAGACCATGGTCGTGATGGGCGAGGGCGGAGCGCTCGCCGAGGACGGCGCGTTCGGGCTGCCCTCGACCGCGACGATGGTCCTCGAGAAGCGGATGTCGCACTTCAATCTTCTCGGCGGCGGGACCGCCACGGCGCGCGAGCTCGCCGAGTGGCACAACCGCGTCCAGGAGATGGCCTCCTCGAGCCGGCTCGGGATCCCCGTGACGCTCTCCACCGATCCGCGCCACTCCTTCACCGACAACCCCGGCACCGGGGCGCAGGCCGAGGCGTTCTCGCAGTGGCCGGAGCCGCTCGGTCTCGCCGCGATCGGCGACGAGGACCTCGTCGAGCGCTTCGGCGACATCGCGCGCCAGGAGTACCTCGCCGTCGGCCTGCGCGTGGCGCTGCACCCGCAGATCGACCTGGCGACGGAGTCGCGCTGGGCGCGGCAGGTCGGCACCTTCGGCGAGGACGCCGAGCTCACCGGGCGGCTCGGCGCCGCCTACATCCGCGGCTTCCAGGGCGAGGCACTCGGGGCGCAGTCGGTCGCGACGATGACCAAGCACTTCCCCGGCGGCGGGCCGCAGAAGGACGGGGAGGACCCGCACTTCCCCTACGGCCGCGAGCAGGTCTACCCGGGCGGCAACGCCGAGTACCACCTGCAGCCCTTCGTGAAGGCCTTCGAGGCGGGCACGAGCCAGATCATGCCCTACTACGGCATGCCGGTCGGGACCGAGCACGAGGAGGTCGGCTTCGGCTTCAACCGCTCGGTGATCACGGGGCTGCTGCGCGAGCGGTTCGGCTTCGACGGCATCGTCTGCACGGACTGGGGGCTGCTCTCGGACTCGGACATCATGGGCGACCACCACGTCGCGCGCGCCTGGGGCGTGGAGCACCTGTCGGTGCCGGAGCGGATGGCGAAGGCCCTCGAGGCCGGTGTCGACCAGTTCGGCGGCGAGTCGATCCCGGAGACGCTGATCGCCCTGGTGGAGGACGGGACGGTCGCCGAGGAGCGGCTGGACGTGTCCGTGCGGCGGCTGCTGCGGGAGAAGTTCGTGCTCGGGCTGTTCGACTCGCGCTCGGTCGACGCGGCGGCGGCGGAGGCGGTGGTCGGCTCGGCGGAGTTCCGGTCGGCGGGCGAGGCGGCCCAGCGCGCGGCGATCACGGTGCTCGCGCACGACGGCGTCCTGCCGGCGCGGCGGGGCCTCCGGCTCTACGTCGAGGGGATCGATCCGGCGGTCGCCGGGGAGTACGGCGCCGTCGTCGACACGCCCGACGAGGCGGAGCTCGCGGTGCTCCGGCTGCAGGCGCCCTTCGAGCGGCGTGCGACGGCGTTCGAGAACGTCTTCCACGCGGGCTCGCTCGACTTCCCCGACGAGGTCCTCGAGCACGTGCGGACCGTGGCGGCGCAGGTGCCGACGGTCGTCGACGTCTTCCTGGACCGGCCGGCGATCCTCACTCCGCTGGTCGATTCCGCCGCGGCGCTGCTCGGCGACTTCGGCGCGTCGGGGGCGGCGGTGCTCGACGTGGTGTTCGGAGTGTCGGAGGCCCGTGGAACACTGCCGATGGACCTTCCGCGCTCGATGGCCGCGGCGGCGGCCCGGCGGCCGGACGTGCCGTTCGACACCGTGGATCCGCTGTTCCGCTTCGGTCACGGACTGCGCGTGACAGGGTCCGCGGCGGGGTAG
- the treY gene encoding malto-oligosyltrehalose synthase: protein MRLPASTYRLQIRSGFDLDEAAEVADYVRSLGADWLYFSPLLTAEPGSDHGYDVVDHSQVDPARGGGEGLAHASAAAKKEGLGVLIDIVPNHMGVATPAENAWWWDLLKHGRDSRYAEAFDIDWAAGAGKLRVPILGDGASEGDSDSELDALEVVGDELHYYENRLPIAPGTAEPGDSGRTVHARQSYELVNWRRADAELNYRRFFAVNTLAAITVERPEVFEASHREIVRWFTEGLADGLRVDHPDGLADPGGYLDDLARAIDGAPVWVEKILEGDEQLPAHWATVGTTGYDALADIDRILVDPDARPVLEGLDAELGDGGEPVDWADLIHDTKRGIADGILRSEVLRLARLIPQVDGADDAIAELLATFPVYRSYLPYGAEHLEHARLDARHRRPEIAATIDEVAALLEETGTPVSVRFQQTSGMVMAKGVEDTAFYRYSRLTSLNEVGADPDEFAIDLEEFHRRQGVRQASFPASLTTLSTHDTKRGEDTRARITALAEDAEAWAETLRELHGLVGFGDGPVEHLLWEAIVGSWPASRERLHAYAEKASREAGSSTKWTAPDEAFEKRMHAAVDAAFDDTAVRRLIEDTVARVSADGWSNSLSAKAVQLTAPGIPDVYQGSELWETSLVDPDNRRPVDFAERRALLERIDSGWLPEIDAEGAAKLLVTSRALRLRRDRPELFTRYAAVPAIGPAAEHVIAFDRGGALTVATRLPARLAAEGGWGETLIVLPGRPVEDVLTGRTFAGGPTAVSEILGGGYPVALLAPVA from the coding sequence TTGCGACTGCCCGCCTCCACCTACCGACTCCAGATCCGCTCCGGCTTCGATCTCGACGAGGCCGCCGAGGTGGCCGACTACGTGCGGTCCCTCGGCGCCGACTGGCTGTACTTCTCGCCGCTGCTGACCGCCGAGCCCGGCTCGGACCACGGCTACGACGTCGTCGACCACTCGCAGGTCGACCCGGCCCGCGGCGGCGGCGAGGGCCTCGCCCACGCCTCCGCGGCCGCGAAGAAGGAGGGCCTCGGCGTCCTCATCGACATCGTGCCGAACCACATGGGCGTCGCCACTCCGGCGGAGAACGCCTGGTGGTGGGACCTGTTGAAGCACGGGCGGGACTCCCGCTACGCGGAGGCGTTCGACATCGACTGGGCGGCGGGTGCGGGCAAGCTGCGCGTGCCCATCCTCGGCGACGGGGCCTCCGAAGGCGACAGCGACAGCGAGCTCGATGCGCTCGAGGTGGTGGGCGACGAGCTGCACTACTACGAGAACCGGCTGCCGATCGCGCCCGGCACCGCCGAGCCCGGCGACTCCGGCCGGACCGTGCACGCCCGGCAGAGCTACGAGCTGGTCAACTGGCGCCGCGCCGACGCCGAGCTCAACTACCGCCGCTTCTTCGCGGTGAACACCCTCGCCGCGATCACGGTCGAGCGGCCCGAGGTCTTCGAGGCCTCGCACCGCGAGATCGTCCGCTGGTTCACCGAGGGCCTCGCCGACGGCCTGCGCGTCGACCACCCGGACGGACTGGCCGATCCGGGCGGCTACCTGGACGACCTCGCTCGCGCCATCGACGGCGCCCCGGTGTGGGTCGAGAAGATCCTCGAGGGTGACGAGCAGCTGCCGGCGCACTGGGCGACCGTGGGCACCACCGGCTACGACGCGCTCGCGGACATCGACCGCATCCTCGTCGACCCCGACGCCCGCCCGGTGCTCGAGGGCCTGGACGCGGAGCTCGGCGACGGCGGCGAGCCGGTGGACTGGGCCGACCTGATCCACGACACCAAGCGCGGCATCGCCGACGGCATCCTCCGCTCCGAGGTGCTCCGCCTGGCCCGCCTGATCCCGCAGGTCGACGGCGCGGACGACGCGATCGCCGAGCTGCTCGCGACCTTCCCGGTCTACCGCAGCTACCTGCCCTACGGCGCCGAGCACCTCGAGCACGCGCGGCTCGACGCGCGGCACCGCCGCCCCGAGATCGCCGCGACGATCGACGAGGTCGCGGCGCTGCTCGAGGAGACCGGCACTCCGGTGTCGGTCCGCTTCCAGCAGACCTCCGGCATGGTGATGGCGAAGGGCGTCGAGGACACGGCGTTCTACCGCTACAGCCGCCTCACCTCGCTCAACGAGGTCGGCGCCGACCCGGACGAGTTCGCGATCGACCTGGAGGAGTTCCACCGCCGCCAGGGCGTCCGCCAGGCGTCGTTCCCCGCGTCGCTCACCACGCTGTCGACGCACGACACCAAGCGCGGCGAGGACACCCGCGCGCGCATCACCGCCCTTGCGGAGGACGCCGAGGCCTGGGCCGAGACGCTCCGCGAGCTGCACGGGCTGGTCGGCTTCGGCGACGGACCGGTGGAGCACCTGTTGTGGGAGGCGATCGTCGGATCATGGCCCGCGTCGCGCGAGCGCCTGCACGCCTACGCCGAGAAGGCGTCGCGCGAGGCCGGCAGCTCGACGAAGTGGACCGCCCCGGACGAGGCGTTCGAGAAGCGGATGCACGCGGCCGTCGACGCCGCCTTCGACGACACGGCCGTGCGCCGTCTGATCGAGGACACCGTGGCGCGCGTCTCGGCCGACGGCTGGTCGAACAGCCTCTCGGCCAAGGCCGTCCAGCTCACCGCACCCGGCATCCCGGACGTCTATCAGGGCAGCGAGCTGTGGGAGACGTCGCTCGTCGACCCCGACAACCGCCGCCCGGTCGACTTCGCCGAGCGCCGAGCCCTGCTGGAGAGGATCGACAGCGGCTGGCTGCCCGAGATCGACGCGGAGGGCGCGGCCAAGCTGCTCGTGACCTCGCGGGCCCTGCGCCTGCGCCGCGACCGGCCGGAGCTGTTCACGCGCTACGCCGCCGTCCCCGCCATCGGCCCCGCGGCCGAGCACGTGATCGCCTTCGACCGCGGCGGTGCGCTGACGGTCGCCACCCGCCTGCCCGCGCGCCTCGCGGCCGAGGGCGGCTGGGGCGAGACCCTGATCGTCCTGCCCGGGCGCCCGGTCGAGGACGTCCTCACCGGCCGCACCTTCGCCGGCGGACCGACCGCCGTGTCGGAGATCCTCGGCGGCGGCTACCCGGTCGCCCTGCTCGCGCCGGTCGCCTGA
- a CDS encoding error-prone DNA polymerase, producing MGWNNPPIPWSEFERRLSSTTRSDGTTVRGDGGDSPAWSHKRPAYTPGADVRPPDEKVPYAELHAHSHFSFLDGASKPEDLIEEAVRLGIDTLALTDHDGLYGIVRMAEAAQDHGVRTAFGAELSLGLRAPQNGVADPEGTHLLVLARREEGYHRLARAITTAQLAGAEKGKPSYDLEELARAAEGHWIVLTGCRKGAVRQALVASGEAAAEEEVRELVALFGARNVLVELFDHGDPLASLHNDQLAGIAERLQLRLVATGNVHYARPEDRPLQTALAAVRARRSLDEMDGWLPAAGGAHLRSGAEMAERFSRYPGSVENTVLVADEIAFELGRVRPRLPRQDVPEGHTPMSWLRHLVQLAVPTKYPGADSDVHERLEKELAVIEAKDFPGYFLIVHDIVHFAKGRGILCQGRGSAANSAVCYVLGITAVDSIFYGLPFERFLSSIRDEEPDIDVDFDSERREEVIQHVYEKYGRLNAAQVANVITYRPKFAVRDMAKALGYSAGQQDGWSKQIEHWGSITESPEHDIPDDVVALTKKVLGTPRHLGIHSGGMVLTDRPVGEVCPIEPARMEKRTVLQWDKDDCAWMGLVKFDLLGLGMLAALQYTFDLVAEHVGEKWDLSTIPREEKGVYDQLCRADSIGVFQVESRAQMGTLPRLQPRRFYDLVIEVALIRPGPIQGGAVHPYIRRKLGEEPVTYQHPLLVTPLKRTLGVPLFQEQLMQVAVAVGDCNAEDADLLRRAMGSKRGTEKIESLRERLYAGMARNGITDEVADDIYRRIQAFANFGFAESHAISFALLVYASAWLRLHYPAAFTAALLRAQPMGFYAPHTLVADARRHGVRVESPDVNRSLPHPGLEALDGAPSRRRGGAPHGQDSCLSAEQAPTGLFDRSQHFDTDDHRRDAGFVIRLGLAGIKGIGTALAEHIVAERERGGPYASMADLSRRVGLNATQLEALGAAGSFDSLGLQRRQALWEAGSAAADRQEFLPDSIVAVQPPLLPMLSAQERVVFDFWATGISPDDHPLRHLRESLTRRGARSTADLPGTPSGTRIEVGGVVIHRQRPSTAAGVTFMNLEDEHGILNVICSVGVWNRYRRTAREAPALLIRGILERSEEGVTNLLADRFEALSVSARTTARNFR from the coding sequence ATGGGCTGGAACAACCCCCCGATCCCCTGGTCGGAGTTCGAGCGCCGCCTCTCCAGCACGACGCGGAGCGACGGCACGACCGTCCGCGGCGACGGCGGCGACAGCCCGGCGTGGTCGCACAAGCGCCCCGCCTACACCCCGGGCGCCGACGTCCGGCCGCCGGACGAGAAGGTGCCCTACGCCGAGCTGCACGCGCACTCGCACTTCAGCTTCCTCGACGGTGCCAGCAAGCCGGAGGACCTGATCGAGGAGGCCGTCCGCCTCGGCATCGACACCCTCGCCCTCACCGACCACGACGGGCTCTACGGGATCGTCCGCATGGCGGAGGCCGCCCAGGACCACGGCGTCCGCACCGCCTTCGGCGCCGAGCTCTCGCTCGGGCTCCGCGCCCCGCAGAACGGCGTCGCCGACCCGGAGGGCACGCACCTGCTGGTCCTCGCCCGCCGCGAGGAGGGCTACCACCGGCTCGCGCGCGCGATCACCACCGCCCAGCTGGCGGGGGCCGAGAAGGGCAAGCCGAGCTACGACCTCGAGGAGCTCGCCCGGGCCGCCGAGGGCCACTGGATCGTGCTGACCGGCTGCCGCAAGGGAGCCGTCCGCCAGGCCCTGGTCGCGAGCGGCGAGGCGGCGGCCGAGGAGGAGGTGCGCGAGCTCGTCGCCCTGTTCGGCGCCCGCAACGTCCTGGTCGAGCTCTTCGACCACGGCGATCCGCTCGCCTCCCTGCACAACGACCAGCTCGCCGGCATCGCCGAGCGACTGCAGCTGCGCCTCGTCGCCACCGGCAACGTGCACTACGCCCGGCCCGAGGACCGCCCGCTCCAGACCGCGCTGGCCGCGGTCCGCGCCCGGCGGAGCCTCGACGAGATGGACGGCTGGCTGCCCGCTGCCGGCGGCGCGCACCTGCGCTCGGGCGCCGAGATGGCCGAGCGCTTCTCCCGCTACCCCGGCTCGGTCGAGAACACCGTGCTGGTCGCGGACGAGATCGCCTTCGAGCTCGGCCGGGTGCGCCCCCGGCTCCCCCGGCAGGACGTGCCCGAGGGGCACACCCCGATGAGCTGGCTGCGCCACCTGGTGCAGCTGGCGGTGCCGACGAAGTACCCGGGCGCCGACTCCGACGTGCACGAGCGCCTCGAGAAGGAGCTCGCGGTGATCGAGGCCAAGGACTTCCCCGGCTACTTCCTCATCGTCCACGACATCGTGCACTTCGCGAAGGGCCGCGGGATCCTCTGCCAGGGCCGGGGCTCGGCCGCCAACTCGGCGGTCTGCTACGTCCTCGGCATCACCGCGGTCGACTCGATCTTCTACGGACTGCCCTTCGAGCGGTTCCTCTCCAGCATCCGCGACGAGGAGCCCGACATCGACGTCGACTTCGACTCCGAGCGGCGCGAGGAGGTCATCCAGCACGTCTACGAGAAGTACGGCCGGCTGAACGCGGCGCAGGTCGCGAACGTCATCACCTACCGGCCGAAGTTCGCCGTCCGCGACATGGCGAAGGCGCTGGGCTACAGCGCCGGGCAGCAGGACGGCTGGTCGAAGCAGATCGAGCACTGGGGCTCGATCACCGAGAGCCCCGAGCACGACATCCCCGACGACGTGGTCGCGCTGACCAAGAAGGTGCTCGGCACGCCCCGGCACCTGGGCATCCACTCCGGCGGCATGGTGCTCACCGACCGCCCGGTCGGCGAGGTCTGCCCGATCGAGCCCGCCCGGATGGAGAAGCGCACCGTCCTGCAGTGGGACAAGGACGACTGCGCCTGGATGGGCCTGGTCAAGTTCGACCTGCTCGGGCTGGGGATGCTCGCCGCCCTGCAGTACACCTTCGACCTCGTGGCCGAGCACGTCGGCGAGAAGTGGGACCTCTCGACGATCCCGCGCGAGGAGAAGGGCGTCTACGACCAGCTCTGCCGGGCCGACTCCATCGGAGTGTTCCAGGTCGAGAGCCGCGCGCAGATGGGCACCTTGCCGAGACTCCAGCCGCGGCGCTTCTACGACCTCGTGATCGAGGTCGCCCTGATCCGCCCCGGTCCGATCCAGGGCGGCGCGGTGCACCCCTACATCCGGCGCAAGCTCGGCGAGGAGCCGGTCACCTATCAGCACCCGCTCCTCGTCACACCGCTCAAGCGCACCCTCGGCGTGCCCCTGTTCCAGGAGCAGCTGATGCAGGTCGCAGTGGCGGTCGGCGACTGCAACGCGGAGGACGCCGATCTGCTGCGGCGCGCGATGGGCTCCAAGCGCGGCACCGAGAAGATCGAGTCGCTCCGCGAGCGGCTCTACGCGGGCATGGCGCGCAACGGGATCACCGACGAGGTCGCCGACGACATCTACCGCCGGATCCAGGCCTTCGCCAACTTCGGCTTCGCCGAGAGCCACGCGATCAGCTTCGCCCTGCTGGTCTACGCCAGCGCCTGGCTGCGCCTGCACTATCCCGCCGCCTTCACCGCGGCGCTGCTGCGGGCCCAGCCGATGGGCTTCTACGCCCCGCACACGCTGGTCGCCGACGCCCGCCGTCACGGCGTCCGCGTCGAGTCGCCCGACGTCAACCGCTCGCTCCCGCACCCCGGCCTCGAGGCGCTGGACGGCGCACCGTCGAGGCGCCGGGGCGGGGCGCCGCACGGGCAGGACTCCTGCCTCTCCGCCGAGCAGGCCCCGACGGGCCTCTTCGACCGGTCCCAGCACTTCGACACCGACGACCACCGCCGGGACGCCGGTTTCGTGATCCGCCTGGGCCTCGCCGGGATCAAGGGCATCGGCACCGCGCTGGCCGAGCACATCGTCGCCGAGCGGGAGCGGGGCGGGCCCTACGCGAGCATGGCCGACCTCTCGCGCCGCGTGGGCCTGAACGCGACCCAGCTCGAGGCGCTCGGCGCCGCGGGCTCGTTCGACTCCCTCGGTCTCCAGCGCCGGCAGGCCCTCTGGGAGGCGGGATCCGCGGCCGCGGACCGCCAGGAGTTCCTCCCCGACTCGATCGTCGCCGTCCAGCCGCCGCTGCTGCCGATGCTCTCGGCGCAGGAGCGGGTCGTCTTCGACTTCTGGGCCACCGGGATCTCGCCGGACGACCACCCGCTCCGGCACCTGCGCGAGAGCCTCACCCGGCGGGGAGCGCGCTCCACGGCCGATCTCCCCGGCACGCCCTCGGGTACCCGTATCGAGGTCGGCGGGGTCGTGATCCACCGCCAACGCCCCTCCACAGCCGCCGGTGTGACCTTCATGAACCTCGAGGACGAGCACGGGATCCTCAACGTCATCTGCTCCGTCGGAGTATGGAACCGCTACCGCCGCACCGCGCGCGAGGCTCCTGCACTTCTCATCCGCGGGATCCTCGAGCGCTCCGAAGAAGGGGTGACGAACCTTCTCGCCGACCGGTTCGAAGCGCTGTCGGTCAGCGCCCGGACCACCGCCCGCAACTTCCGATGA
- a CDS encoding DNA polymerase Y family protein yields MSRTAGALELRRTILVWCPDWPLLAAAADAGLDAETPLALTEKSRVFACSPGARAEGVRRGMRIREAQSRCTGLAVLPYDPVLDHRAFEPLVQALEEITPGVQLIRPGLCAIRARGPRRYYGSEQSAAEAVLSRLAELGVPLARAGIADGLFASELAAKHSGTAVAIVPAGESAAFLAPLPLDALETEAVGAARTRTTGKGEDLIALLRRLGVRTLGAFAQLPRDDVSARFGPDGARAHVLASGAETETVVPRLPPERLDRVLEFEPPLDRIDQAAFAFRVPAEEFVAGLTRAQLVATAIRIEVVSDRGEVSSRSWLHPRWFTPGDVVDRVRWQLQGNGAIDAGLGSPIARLSVEPEAVDAIGNHEQGLWGTAPEERVHHGLSRVQSMLGHEAVVTASVGGGRSLRDRQHLIPWGDREPGDARPRGLPWPGALPPPLPPTVFAEPAAVLVRGPRGETVSVDDRGSLTSVPAYFAPGSSQARLQPVTGWAGPWPIDERWWDARTAVRYDRFQVVDSDGVAWLLLCLDGEWAAEARYD; encoded by the coding sequence ATGAGCCGTACTGCAGGCGCTCTCGAGCTGCGCCGCACGATCCTCGTCTGGTGCCCCGACTGGCCCCTGCTGGCCGCCGCGGCGGACGCGGGTCTCGACGCGGAGACCCCGCTCGCGCTCACCGAGAAGAGCCGGGTGTTCGCCTGCTCCCCCGGAGCGCGGGCCGAGGGTGTGCGGCGCGGGATGCGGATCCGGGAGGCGCAGTCGCGCTGCACCGGTCTCGCCGTCCTCCCCTACGACCCCGTGCTCGACCACCGCGCCTTCGAGCCGCTCGTCCAGGCGCTGGAGGAGATCACGCCGGGTGTGCAGCTGATCCGGCCCGGGCTCTGCGCGATCCGCGCCCGAGGGCCGCGCCGCTACTACGGCAGCGAGCAGTCGGCGGCCGAGGCGGTGCTGAGCCGGCTCGCCGAGCTGGGCGTGCCCCTGGCGCGCGCCGGGATCGCCGACGGCCTCTTCGCCTCCGAGCTCGCGGCCAAGCACTCCGGTACCGCGGTGGCGATCGTGCCGGCCGGCGAGAGCGCCGCCTTCCTGGCGCCCCTGCCGCTCGACGCGCTCGAGACCGAGGCGGTCGGGGCGGCGCGCACCCGCACGACAGGCAAGGGCGAGGACCTCATCGCGCTGCTGCGCCGACTGGGCGTGCGGACGCTCGGCGCCTTCGCGCAGCTGCCGCGCGACGACGTCTCCGCGCGCTTCGGCCCCGACGGCGCACGGGCGCACGTGCTGGCCTCGGGTGCCGAGACCGAGACGGTCGTCCCGCGGCTCCCTCCCGAGCGGCTCGACCGCGTTCTCGAGTTCGAGCCGCCGCTGGACCGGATCGACCAGGCGGCCTTCGCCTTCCGCGTCCCGGCGGAGGAGTTCGTCGCCGGGCTCACCCGGGCTCAGCTGGTGGCGACCGCGATCAGGATCGAGGTCGTCAGCGACCGGGGCGAGGTGTCCTCGCGCAGCTGGCTGCACCCGCGCTGGTTCACCCCCGGCGACGTCGTCGACCGCGTGCGCTGGCAGCTCCAGGGCAACGGTGCCATCGACGCCGGGCTCGGCTCGCCGATCGCGCGGCTGTCGGTCGAGCCGGAGGCGGTCGACGCGATCGGCAATCACGAGCAGGGCCTCTGGGGCACGGCGCCGGAGGAGCGGGTGCACCACGGCCTCAGCCGCGTGCAGAGCATGCTCGGGCACGAGGCCGTCGTGACCGCGTCGGTGGGCGGGGGCCGGTCGCTGCGCGACCGCCAGCACCTGATCCCCTGGGGGGACAGGGAGCCGGGCGACGCCCGGCCCCGCGGGCTGCCGTGGCCCGGGGCGCTGCCGCCGCCCCTGCCGCCCACGGTCTTCGCCGAGCCGGCGGCCGTCCTGGTGCGCGGGCCCCGCGGCGAGACGGTCTCGGTCGACGACCGCGGCTCCCTCACCTCCGTCCCCGCCTACTTCGCGCCCGGCTCCTCGCAGGCCCGCCTGCAGCCGGTGACGGGCTGGGCCGGCCCCTGGCCGATCGACGAGCGGTGGTGGGACGCCCGCACGGCCGTCCGCTACGACCGCTTCCAGGTCGTCGACTCCGACGGCGTCGCCTGGCTGCTGCTCTGCCTCGACGGCGAGTGGGCGGCCGAGGCCCGCTACGACTGA
- the treZ gene encoding malto-oligosyltrehalose trehalohydrolase encodes MISTTPYRYALPVSGPERFDVWAPEASSVELALGAGATVAMARFGDEGWWRVSGSVAGTGEVDYGYLVDGKGPFPDPRSRRQPGGVHELSRSYDPSAFEWADQAWTGRQLAGAVIYELHIGTFTPEGTLDAAAGRLEHLRSIGVDFIEILPVNAVNGTHNWGYDGVLWYAVSEAYGGPEAYQRFVDAAHRAGLGIVQDVVYNHLGPSGNYLPEFGPYLKNEKANTWGSSINLDGEGSDVVRGYILDNALMWLRDYHVDALRLDAVHALSDERAVHVLEEMAAEVAVLSADVGRPLTLIAESDLNDPKLITPREAGGYGLDAQWSDDFHHAVHVALTGETTGYYEDFAPLGALGKVLTRGFFHDGTLSTFRGRHHGRPVDTERMPTWRLVVCSQNHDQIGNRAIGDRLTATLDEGRLAIAAALTLLGPFTPMLFMGEEWAASTPWQFFTSHPEKDLGEATAKGRIEEFAKMGWDPEVVPDPQDPETFERSKLDWSEAEEGRGARILAVYRELAVLRRRFPELTDPRFGSVRVELDEDERWLTLGRGRVTIAINVGEASARVPLPEVAESLLAVGEYAVSPGDTEVDLGASSLLITLSDAE; translated from the coding sequence GTGATCAGCACGACGCCCTACCGCTACGCCCTTCCCGTCTCCGGACCCGAGCGCTTCGACGTGTGGGCGCCCGAGGCCTCCTCCGTCGAGCTCGCCCTCGGGGCGGGAGCAACGGTCGCGATGGCCCGCTTCGGCGACGAGGGCTGGTGGCGGGTCTCCGGGTCGGTCGCCGGAACGGGCGAGGTCGACTACGGCTACCTGGTCGACGGGAAGGGGCCGTTCCCGGACCCGCGCTCGCGTCGCCAGCCCGGGGGAGTGCACGAGCTCTCGCGCAGCTACGACCCGAGCGCGTTCGAGTGGGCCGACCAGGCCTGGACGGGTCGCCAGCTGGCCGGTGCCGTGATCTACGAGCTGCACATCGGCACCTTCACCCCGGAGGGCACCCTCGACGCGGCCGCCGGCCGGCTCGAGCACCTGCGCTCGATCGGCGTCGACTTCATCGAGATCCTCCCGGTCAACGCGGTGAACGGCACGCACAACTGGGGCTACGACGGCGTCCTCTGGTACGCCGTCTCGGAGGCGTACGGCGGACCGGAGGCGTATCAGCGCTTCGTCGACGCCGCGCACCGCGCGGGCCTGGGCATCGTGCAGGACGTGGTGTACAACCACCTCGGCCCGAGCGGCAACTACCTCCCCGAGTTCGGCCCGTACCTCAAGAACGAGAAGGCCAACACCTGGGGCAGCTCGATCAACCTCGACGGGGAGGGCTCGGACGTCGTCCGGGGCTACATCCTCGACAACGCGCTGATGTGGTTGCGCGACTACCACGTGGACGCTCTGCGCCTCGATGCGGTGCACGCGCTCTCGGACGAGCGCGCCGTGCACGTGCTCGAGGAGATGGCCGCCGAGGTGGCCGTGCTCTCGGCCGATGTCGGGCGCCCGCTGACGCTGATCGCGGAGTCGGACCTCAACGACCCGAAGCTGATCACCCCGCGCGAGGCGGGCGGCTACGGGCTCGACGCGCAGTGGAGCGACGACTTCCACCACGCCGTGCACGTCGCCCTGACCGGTGAGACGACCGGCTACTACGAGGACTTCGCGCCGCTCGGCGCGCTCGGCAAGGTGCTCACCCGCGGCTTCTTCCACGACGGCACCCTCTCGACGTTCCGCGGCCGGCACCACGGGCGCCCCGTCGACACCGAGCGGATGCCCACGTGGCGCCTCGTGGTCTGCAGCCAGAACCACGACCAGATCGGCAACCGCGCGATCGGCGACCGGCTGACCGCGACCCTCGACGAGGGACGCCTCGCGATCGCCGCCGCGCTGACGCTGCTCGGCCCCTTCACCCCGATGCTCTTCATGGGCGAGGAGTGGGCGGCGTCGACCCCGTGGCAGTTCTTCACCTCGCACCCCGAGAAGGACCTGGGCGAGGCGACGGCGAAGGGCCGCATCGAGGAGTTCGCGAAGATGGGCTGGGACCCGGAGGTCGTGCCCGACCCGCAGGACCCCGAGACCTTCGAGCGCTCCAAGCTCGACTGGTCCGAGGCGGAGGAGGGGCGCGGTGCGCGCATCCTCGCCGTCTACCGCGAGCTGGCGGTGCTGCGCCGTCGCTTCCCCGAGCTGACCGACCCGCGGTTCGGCTCGGTGCGCGTCGAGCTCGACGAGGACGAGCGCTGGCTCACCCTCGGCCGCGGCCGGGTGACGATCGCGATCAACGTCGGCGAGGCGTCGGCGCGTGTCCCGCTGCCCGAGGTGGCGGAGTCGCTCCTCGCCGTGGGCGAGTACGCCGTGTCGCCGGGCGACACCGAGGTCGACCTCGGCGCGTCCTCGCTGCTGATCACGCTCAGCGACGCCGAGTAG